Proteins found in one Paludisphaera rhizosphaerae genomic segment:
- a CDS encoding DUF1501 domain-containing protein: MTCPRTAPTDATIRHPAFTRRFAIQAGAVGLLGLGLDHLAALRAAGSPAGLTGGTARSVIFIFLSGGLAQHESFDPKPDAPEDIRGEFRPIATRTPGVHICEHLPMLAARSDLWSMVRSLTHPHNDHSAGHHVMLTGRSELPPGFSVNRPNPTDWPSIASVVGAVSGPRGNLPPAVVLPERLVHNTGRVIPGQFGGAMGPRRDPWFVEASAFDPRAYGAFPEYEFDHQDRPRTALRQRFQVPDLTLPEGLGGGRFEGRLGLLAQLDRQRVGLDGSSSAGEFDARRQAAVSLLTDAKIRRAFDVSESDPKLLDSYGRNSFGWSLLMARRLVEAGVALVQVNLGNNETWDTHGNAFPHLKDKLLPPTDRAVSALLEDLQSCGLLDSTLIVMAGEFGRTPRISTLPSAYKLPGRDHWGRIQTVFLAGGGVVGGRVVGSSDRIGGHPASEPQTPEDLAATIYHALGISATAEWHDGLGRPHQVYHGKPIAGLS; the protein is encoded by the coding sequence ATGACTTGCCCCCGCACGGCACCGACCGACGCGACGATCCGGCATCCGGCCTTCACCCGGCGGTTCGCCATCCAGGCCGGGGCGGTGGGCCTGCTCGGGCTTGGCCTCGACCACCTGGCGGCCCTCCGAGCCGCCGGGTCGCCTGCCGGCCTCACGGGGGGCACGGCTCGGTCGGTCATCTTCATCTTCCTTTCCGGCGGCCTGGCCCAGCACGAGAGCTTTGACCCCAAGCCCGACGCCCCCGAGGACATCCGGGGGGAGTTTCGCCCGATCGCCACCCGCACGCCGGGTGTGCACATTTGCGAGCACCTGCCGATGCTGGCTGCTCGCAGCGATCTTTGGTCGATGGTCCGCTCGCTGACGCACCCGCACAACGACCACTCGGCCGGCCACCACGTCATGCTCACGGGGCGGTCTGAACTCCCTCCCGGCTTCAGCGTCAACCGGCCGAACCCGACCGACTGGCCCTCCATCGCCTCCGTGGTTGGGGCGGTGTCGGGGCCGAGGGGCAACCTGCCCCCGGCGGTCGTTCTGCCCGAGCGCCTGGTTCACAACACGGGGAGGGTCATCCCCGGCCAGTTCGGGGGGGCGATGGGGCCTCGCCGAGACCCCTGGTTCGTCGAGGCCTCCGCGTTCGACCCGCGAGCCTACGGGGCGTTCCCGGAGTATGAATTCGACCACCAGGACCGCCCCAGAACGGCGCTGCGTCAGCGGTTCCAGGTGCCCGACCTGACGCTCCCCGAGGGGCTCGGCGGCGGGCGGTTCGAGGGCCGCCTGGGTCTGCTCGCCCAGCTTGACCGTCAGCGCGTCGGGCTGGACGGTTCGTCCTCAGCCGGGGAGTTTGACGCCCGCCGTCAGGCGGCGGTCTCGCTGCTGACCGACGCCAAGATCCGGCGGGCCTTCGACGTTTCGGAGTCCGACCCGAAGCTGCTCGACAGCTACGGCAGGAACTCCTTCGGCTGGTCGCTGCTGATGGCCCGGCGGCTGGTCGAAGCGGGTGTCGCCCTGGTGCAGGTGAACCTCGGCAATAACGAGACGTGGGACACGCACGGCAACGCCTTCCCGCACCTGAAGGACAAACTCCTGCCGCCGACGGATCGGGCCGTCTCGGCCCTGCTGGAGGACCTGCAAAGCTGCGGCCTGCTCGACTCCACGCTGATCGTCATGGCCGGCGAGTTCGGGCGCACGCCGAGGATCTCGACGCTCCCCTCGGCGTACAAGCTGCCTGGGCGAGACCACTGGGGCCGGATCCAGACGGTCTTTCTGGCCGGGGGCGGCGTGGTCGGTGGTCGTGTGGTCGGCTCGTCGGACCGGATCGGCGGGCACCCAGCGTCGGAACCGCAGACGCCTGAAGACTTGGCGGCGACGATCTACCACGCGCTGGGCATTTCGGCCACCGCCGAATGGCACGACGGCCTGGGACGCCCCCATCAGGTCTATCACGGCAAGCCGATTGCCGGGCTCTCCTGA